In Oryzias latipes chromosome 10, ASM223467v1, the genomic window ACAGATAGAAAAACCAATAAGGGAGGTTAGTCAAATTGTAATgacatttttatgtctttagaCATTAGGCAGATTAAAACAGTGGATGCTGCTCTTTAACGTGAGATTTGCGGGGTGCATTGTTTGCATGGATCTCCGGTGACGGCCCCTGCGTGGCACAGATGAGTACGCACACTCGGAGTCCGGCGGATCCGTCTCAGTAACGCTCAGCCGAGCCACAAGATGCTCACCTCGGGCTGGGAGGAGCTTCGGGATTTTCCTCACTTGTTTCTTGCCATTCTCAAGTGAAGGGTCGTATTTCAATCGAGAAATATAATAGAAGGTGAGTGCATTACTAAAGCACTTGGGTAAACTTTGAATGGATGATGAGATGGTAGTTTTGTGCCAACAGTGTCTGGCGCGTAATAGTCTCTTAACGCGCGTGTTATTATGCAACGGCGTCATCTGGAGTAATTGAAAGTATCATGTGCGTAATTTGGAGTTGAACAAATCTTTTCAAGATTGTTAGTGTCCAGGTGATTTGGGGGAATGTACCGTGTCTGCAACGCGCAGTGCACGTGACTAATCGATAAAAATGAACGGTAATGATATATATTTAGAGCTCATTTGGAAATCTCTACAAGGGTGTCAATGAGTGGATCAAATGGGCACAAATTTACGCACGAACGAAAGCTTGATTGACAATAGAATCGGTCATCATTTTCATTCCGGCAGGTGCGCCGGCAAGTGACAGAATtctaatccagaaaaaaaaacacatttgacaaACTGCTGCTCCCTGTACAGCAAAAATGTCGCCACAAATATATGCTTCATGGTTTCTTGGTTTCACCGCAAACACCTCAGTGTCGACGACCAAGTCCATGAAAACTGTCTATGGCGCTTATTTTAATTCTGAGAACGATTTTCCACACAAGTACGCACACTTAAGTAAACCTCCTATCAGGTGCAAAAGAGCACCATCTggttactgtttttttgtttttgtttttatagatGGGTGGCACAGTAACATTTCGCTCAGTGTACCAGATTTTAAAGTTGCATGTAGCACAGAAAGAAGCTCAGTCAACTGTGGTCCATCTAATGTTTTGTCAGCTTGATCCCCTGAGCAGCAAAGACTGTCTTTCACCTAAGAGATGACCTCTCACCAAACCATGCCCTGGTTTGCAGCAGCTATGAAACTGAAcgtaaaaagattttttacacaaaacattCCAATTAAAATGTACAGACAAATAATTCCTCATTACTAGAATATGACTGGTTCCAAAACATCTCTCCCAAGTTGTAATttatattcttaaaaaaacattattagaCTGTCAGcgtgtttttaaaataacatccacTCTAGCAGCAGCTTGCTGCTTTACCCTTAATTAACAGACATTACACTGTTTCtatgtgcatcttttttttattctgctcaaACGCTTAAAGTTGCGACTCGGAGGCTGAGAGTAAATACCAGTCTGTGGCATCTAATGATCGAGCTCTGATTTTTGTGCTCTCCTTATCACTGCTCCCAGCATCCTGCTCCTTAATAATAGTGCAGGTGTTCCTTAGAGAATTGCAGACATCCAGATTACCTGCTGAGtgtagaataaagaaaaaactcaagATAACTTTGgcttgatttcttttcttttcttgtttttggcagGTTTTGAGCACACCTGCACACAAATATCTAATTTGCTATTATTTATGTAACACAGACACcagtatttgattttttttccagtttttaagAACAACCACCTCCTCTTGTGCAATCAAGGACTATTTTTTCGTGCAATTAGAGTCGCATGGTTTCGAGAGCTCTCTTATTCTCGTGCACTTTGTCGTTGATCTCAAGTTGAGAGTAACATTTGAAGCTGAAGCTGAATACTCTTTCCTCACATAGATAATTATGGTTCGTTTCATTTGGTTCATATTTTACAGGAAATGACTGATGCTCTTATATCTATtgtatgaaaatgtgtttttgatgcTGATTTGTCTCTATTTAAGCGGGATTGTCCACAATGAGACAGacaaatgtttagaaaaagtAGTTAAAGCAGTTCCACACAGGCCAAAGCTACATAAACACCAGGCTTTCTTGAATGCGTGTTTAGCCCATGTGTTCACAGTGGACATGCAgtgaggggcttcttcttcttttctacttcttctactcatgtctgccacctaaagttggaagaggttttgtgtgaaatgtcaaagcggtgcaaatctcgcaaatcttgctccggatttttcttttacagctctattccgatatttgTAAGActtggggcctcatttataaacgttgcgtacgcacaaaagaaggcgtacgccactctctacgcaatagttgatatttataaaaagcaaacttgacgggaaaatttgcggtccttcacgcaagctctgacccagacgcacaaaaacgggtaaaatgagaaacggcgacaccgtcggcagatagaagaaacacgtgaaagtgaaaatgacaatactgcctctcataaataacatgaagacttcacaaagcaagtcttacaattaacagcctacacgaacacccgtttgatcgatcagcagtgaaacagacaaaaaaattcaaacgaaaattacaacagaaattcaaatgaacacatatttgcaaaaagaaaagtgaaatatgttctgcaatattggcatgttgtgcaattcatcctcataaataatatagttaacagaacaaaataatgtacaaaactgatattctcgtcagtgtgtccgtctggcggagcagatataggtgcatttagatagatagacagacagacagacagacagatgtattaagtgtccactggggaaagttgttttcatagtaaaacatttcttcataaggaattatggtattcatgcatatgcctttagtttgttttattttttgataaaacaatgtatggcctatgtctcaaccattcagaaagcaacaagaaattacatttgcgctgatcaatttcccatttccacgtcgattattaccgacatctgtagcttgtcagatgcaattaaatggatggaaataaaatgccccatcacaatgcgtaatgacgcacaatggctgatcttgcgctcttagaagatgtggcaaatggaagaattcggagtgaacgcatctttagacagcaagaagacttgctggcaaacgaggacgagtggcttattagccggttccgacttcctcgagccgtcctgttggacctctgcgggctttttatttcggccacggtccgaggttgtgaggctacagcatttacggcgtctaccaccgtttgccactcacgtgcctttttggtattagtaatgcccacactgtgccctccaaacaacattcttctcctcttttccacctcgccaatgataacttctacttcacattgagtgaagttacgttttttttcatttcctctctgtgtttgctaTGATTTctcaatcaatgaatattaacttgtgggcgtttcacggactatttatgggcaactatgggcgtgtcatgaagccgcaaaagctgcgctacatttagaattgattgtgatttattaagggaaacatccgtaggatgtgcgtgcgcacagttttataaatccgaatatttctgtgcgtacgcacgtcctatgtttcatccgaaCGCCACTTCtaacgcaaatcctacgcaaagttttctaaatgaggcccctggtgtcatataatttcaTCTGAGCACAAACCccaattattaatttgtccttcatgatcaattttccaacTGTGTAtgcttccgtgaattaaaaaggacgccatccatgcGTCACTACCAAAACTGACTCCCTGGTTGGCcaaagtttaacctggtttaacttgcaacttATATTCAATGGTCACGTGATTTGTACCTAGAGTCCGAAGGTGGTCGTAAAAAAATGCACAGGTATAcatgaacgtgagagtttttaACGTAGAAGCCCGAAATGGGCTTTTACGCGCGTTGCAAAGGACTGTGTGAATATAGCTTCAGAGCCAAATCTAACTTGGAATTTAATACTTTAGAGGAGAACAGCAAGGTGTACTTCTTaggcaaaataaaatccaaataacaaaacaaataactgGTCTAAGACAGAAAATGTTCAGGGAAAAAGAAGTTATCTAAAATGATTGTACCATGAAGTGCATGAAGTCAAAGTTTGTTTGTCTTGTCTGAAAATCGTCTTTCTTCCCTCTACTCACCAGTAAAATGAGTCCACCAGACACGTCCAACAGCTCCGGAGAGGGGGAGGCAGGTGAAGGCAATTTTCAGCTGAATGATAGCATGGGTTTACACCAACCTGGTTTCCACACTGACATCACTAAACATCTGGGAGTTCAGATCACCCTGATCACAGCGTACTCCCTGATCATCCTCCTGGGACTTCTGGGTAATTCGCTCGTCATTTACATGATCATTCGCTACAGGAACATGCGCACCGTCACCAACTTCTTCATAGCCAATCTTGCCCTGGCAGACCTTCTGGTGAACACTCTCTGCCTGCCCTTCACTCTGGTGTACACTCTGTTGGACGAGTGGAAGTTCGGGGCGGTCCTATGCCACATGGTGCCCTTTGCTCAGGCCCTGAGCGTGCACGTGTCCATTCTGACCCTCACAGTCATCGCTCTGGAGCGCTACCGCTGCATCGTCTTCCACCTGGGCCGCCGTCTAACCTGGCACTCCAGCCTCCTCATCATGGCCTTTACCTGGACCGTGTCTGCCGTTCTGGCTGCACCGCTGGCCATTTTTAGAGAGTACCGCCAAGAAGAGATCCCCTCCATCAATCTGCGCATTGCTGTCTGTTCTGAGAAGTGGCCCCATGGGACCAGCAGGGATGGCGTCATCTACAGCCTCTTCATGCTCCTTCTGCAATACATCATACCTTTAGCTGTCATCAGTTATGCTTACATATGCATCTGGGTCAAACTGAAGAACCACATCAGTCCATCCAGCCGGAATGACAACATCAACCGGCGCAAAAAGACCACAAAGATGTTAGCGCTGGTTGTGGTGGTCTTTGCCACCTGCTGGCTGCCTTTTCACGTGTTCCAGCTAGCCAGTGATCTGGACCTGGTGCTCCGGTTTGAGGAGTATAAATTCATATACACCGTGTTCCACGTTGTGGCCATGTGCTCAACTTTTGCCAACCCGCTCCTGTATGGGTGGATGAATAAAAACTACAGGAATGGGTTCCTCATGGTGTTCCGTTGCGAGGACAAACCGGAATCCTTCCACCCAGAGGGATCATTTAGGACGCGCTCCGTTAGAGGACCGGCTTTAAACAGTCGTAATGGAGTACCCCCTCCCACTGCTGTATGAGAGGCCCAGAGCACGAACACAGCAGACATACCTCCGTCACGAAGAGAAAAACCATTGGGATCCAGAGTGGATCAGAGCTTTGCATGCAGAATCCTTCGTTCcttgttaaatacatttattaaatgaaACGTGTGTTTAAGATGTAAATGATTTTGAACCCAGGAACAATGTTCTCATGTAcaagcaacatttttcttttggtgaGTAATGTCCAGCTCAACTCTTAGCACAACGGAGGTTGAATTTTTCACACTATAGCTGCTGGCTGTTCATTGTATTTGGATAATTCTCACTTAATTAATCCAAGTACTTTGTTTTGGATTGGTGACAATGTTCCGGCAGTGCTACATACGATCCTCTTCCAAGAAATCCAGTTGGGGAGCCTCTTTAATTTTCTGTCCGAACAGGAAGCTAATTGTCTTCACCTGGCAACCAGCTGTTCCTGATTAGATGGACCTTAGGGACTCTGCTTTTCAGACTGTGCAACTGTAAAACCGGTGACCTGTGCTCAATGAGAGCAACGCACCGTTGATATCTTCATTACGGAGGCTGATCTGAGGAGATGTAGAAGGAATGTGTGATTCTACATTCATTACTTTGCTGCTAAAGTGCTCTTTGTTGGTGGTCTTCGAGGAACAGGAGACATTAATCAAATACAAGGCCCCTGGGCGCACATTTTCAGCCTGGGCTGAACCAAGATGTCCTATGCCTGATTTgtttatcaagaaaaaaaatatggtttGTGCACCTATATCTGATAAAGTGAGCTCTGTGTATGTGTagcagtaaatgaaaaaaaaaaccctgagtGTAAAGTGCAACAGAAAATAACCTATTTAGCAGCATGGAACGCTACGGATCCCCTTAAAGGACatttaataagaaaaacaagtgaagttaataggaaaaaaaatctggctGGTGTGcaccagtttttttatttattttttttaatactttttttcttcaatgtctcTTTAGGGGCTCCTTAGAGCTGTGACTACATGTCTAAATCTTTTTTAGTCCAGTGCATGTGCATTTGCAGtgggaaaaaacatgaaatcaagtGCTGTACTTTTCACAATATATTCTAAAAACACACAGGGGAGAATGGTAGTAAATTAAtccaataaaatgtttaatgagTGTGGCTTCTACAATGTCTTATAGATGATATTATATATATTACTCACTTCTGAAGTTGTTCTCACCCACATGTTCTGCTGTAAGCTACTTGTATGTACTTTAAAATTATTCTGGAAGATCTGTCAGCACACGCGCGCACATGAGCATAAAGTATATGTgcaaaaagaaatgctttttccatAGTTCTCTGCTGCCATCTAGTGTCCAAAATGAGCGTTGCGTCTTCACCGCCAACCGGAAGTGTCGTCACTGCTTCGTGAATGTTTGACCTTCCTCTATTTCTGGCTGCTTTACGGTTGACATGGCGAGAGGGAGTTTGGACAGTGCAGTGTGTCCCGACATTTGAAATGCTGCTTCTAACTCTTTAACCAGTGACACGGTGCAGGTAAGCTTGACTCGCCTTCGATGTATTCTTATTTACTGATTCACAGAGTGTAGTTTAGTTAAGGACATTTCTGGAGGgtccattcattcataaaaatcACATGCTAGGCTAACTAATGTTAGCTAGAGAAGACGTGTGTACGTGACGTGCGTGCTGTTcgctttttttgttattacgtctttgtttttttacattacgTTCCCAGTAGGATAAACGTGTATACGTTTAgggatatttaaaaaataaaaggcagtTTCGGGGTccgtttacttttttatttaacccacACCTGGTCACGGATGTTTGTTAGCTTAAAAGACCAGTATTGCGACACACCGCGGCGCTACCAGCTGCTGttgatttctaaatgtttttagtcATATACTTTTTATATGTAATATTGTATCCTATATATTTCGCATAcattttaaccccccccccttaaaaaAGTGTGCTTTATCTATTCCATTCTTATCCACACAGTTCTGTTCTCTATCTTTTCAGGATGTTGTCAGAGTAAACTAAGGGAACA contains:
- the LOC101174272 gene encoding neuropeptide Y receptor type 2 isoform X1 — translated: MSPPDTSNSSGEGEAGEGNFQLNDSMGLHQPGFHTDITKHLGVQITLITAYSLIILLGLLGNSLVIYMIIRYRNMRTVTNFFIANLALADLLVNTLCLPFTLVYTLLDEWKFGAVLCHMVPFAQALSVHVSILTLTVIALERYRCIVFHLGRRLTWHSSLLIMAFTWTVSAVLAAPLAIFREYRQEEIPSINLRIAVCSEKWPHGTSRDGVIYSLFMLLLQYIIPLAVISYAYICIWVKLKNHISPSSRNDNINRRKKTTKMLALVVVVFATCWLPFHVFQLASDLDLVLRFEEYKFIYTVFHVVAMCSTFANPLLYGWMNKNYRNGFLMVFRCEDKPESFHPEGSFRTRSVRGPALNSRNGVPPPTAV